A single Natronorubrum sediminis DNA region contains:
- a CDS encoding universal stress protein — translation MKAVLATDLSAASEATIENETCLKCLSRIGIEEIHLVTVVPSNVHAGMPGIDFEKRRRKSIRKYERVIEAAGFDVEVHVVRGTPHRRIRGIAETIGASLTVVGSRGKSPLENRVIGSTARNLARTTETPLIVNRIEREADEPSVVRQHLFQRMLYATDFSENARDAFETFSYLRHATQEATLVHVETPKDPEPTADNDSDARLSELAAKLEEWDIETRIEVRQGDPADEILAVEDAVDPTTILVGSRGHSRLRRLLLGSVSEDLVARANGNVMLVPPA, via the coding sequence ATGAAAGCGGTACTCGCCACTGACCTCTCGGCCGCCAGCGAGGCGACAATCGAGAACGAGACCTGCCTCAAGTGTCTCAGCCGAATCGGGATCGAGGAGATCCATCTGGTGACGGTCGTTCCGTCGAACGTCCACGCCGGAATGCCGGGCATCGACTTCGAAAAGCGACGTCGGAAGTCGATCCGGAAGTACGAGCGCGTCATCGAAGCCGCCGGCTTCGACGTCGAGGTACACGTCGTTCGCGGAACGCCACACAGACGGATCCGGGGCATCGCCGAGACGATCGGTGCCAGCCTCACAGTCGTCGGCTCGCGAGGAAAGAGTCCACTCGAGAACCGGGTCATCGGGTCAACGGCCCGAAATCTCGCGCGGACGACGGAGACGCCCCTGATCGTCAATCGAATCGAGCGCGAGGCCGACGAGCCGTCCGTCGTTAGACAGCACCTCTTCCAGCGAATGCTTTACGCGACCGATTTCTCCGAAAACGCCCGAGACGCGTTCGAGACGTTCTCGTACCTGCGTCACGCGACACAGGAAGCGACGCTCGTTCACGTCGAGACGCCGAAGGACCCGGAGCCGACGGCGGACAACGACTCCGACGCCCGGCTATCCGAACTCGCAGCGAAACTCGAGGAATGGGATATCGAGACGCGAATCGAGGTTCGACAGGGCGATCCGGCCGACGAAATTCTCGCCGTCGAAGACGCCGTCGATCCGACGACGATCCTCGTCGGCTCACGAGGACACAGCCGACTTCGCAGGCTCTTACTCGGCAGCGTTTCGGAGGATCTCGTCGCTCGTGCGAACGGAAATGTGATGCTCGTTCCCCCGGCGTAA
- a CDS encoding DUF7512 family protein, with amino-acid sequence MIEAGALSAPVQATLLVGIILVQAVALYAGYGALERVATPLIDTITNAR; translated from the coding sequence GTGATCGAAGCCGGCGCGCTCTCAGCACCCGTACAGGCAACGCTCCTCGTGGGAATCATCCTCGTTCAGGCGGTCGCCCTCTACGCCGGCTACGGGGCCCTCGAGCGAGTTGCAACGCCACTGATCGACACGATCACCAACGCACGATAG
- a CDS encoding sulfite exporter TauE/SafE family protein — protein sequence MEFLGLSLALIVLFVSFGFMVGVLFGFFGMGGSFLITPTLLILDYPASVAIGSGLAFYFGTSVIAVLKHYDVGQVDYKLGAILFVVLSIGIELGSRLVFGLEAIGIANVVTGIAYVVLLAGIGALFLRRAAKLDDGDDDDNENDASDDEIPAIGQQIQSYNVPPMISLTSGGRASVWTITGAGGSVGLVSGLIGVGGGFIRMPAIYYLIGTPLTAAVGTSLFAGLFSGAFGTFTYGMSGGVDLTVVSLLLVGSALGARIGSAATTIVDEDDVIVYFGLMMVLASVGIALSELANWLGTDALDLVSVLLLVGSSFVVASMILYKVVQSTGSNDSSAQANPDGGD from the coding sequence ATGGAGTTCCTGGGACTCAGTTTAGCGCTGATAGTGTTGTTCGTGAGCTTCGGCTTCATGGTCGGGGTTCTCTTCGGCTTCTTCGGGATGGGCGGGTCCTTCCTGATCACGCCGACGCTGTTGATCCTCGATTACCCCGCTTCGGTCGCGATCGGCAGCGGATTGGCGTTTTACTTTGGCACCTCCGTGATCGCCGTGTTGAAACACTACGACGTCGGTCAGGTGGACTACAAACTCGGTGCGATCTTGTTCGTCGTCCTCTCGATCGGGATCGAACTCGGGAGTCGACTCGTCTTCGGGTTAGAGGCGATCGGAATTGCCAACGTCGTCACGGGAATTGCCTACGTCGTCCTGCTGGCGGGAATCGGCGCGCTGTTTCTGCGCCGCGCCGCCAAACTCGACGACGGTGACGACGATGACAACGAGAACGACGCAAGCGACGACGAGATCCCGGCAATCGGCCAGCAAATCCAGTCGTACAACGTGCCACCGATGATCTCTCTCACCTCCGGGGGTCGGGCCTCCGTGTGGACGATCACGGGCGCCGGCGGCAGCGTCGGCCTCGTCTCCGGGCTCATCGGCGTCGGTGGCGGCTTCATCCGTATGCCGGCGATCTACTACCTGATCGGGACGCCACTGACGGCCGCCGTCGGGACCAGCCTGTTCGCCGGGCTGTTCTCTGGTGCCTTCGGGACGTTCACGTACGGAATGTCGGGCGGCGTCGACCTGACGGTCGTCTCGCTGTTGCTGGTCGGCAGCGCCCTCGGTGCCCGAATCGGCTCGGCGGCGACGACGATTGTCGACGAGGACGATGTGATCGTTTACTTCGGACTCATGATGGTCCTCGCCAGCGTCGGAATCGCGCTCAGCGAACTCGCGAACTGGCTCGGGACGGACGCCCTCGACCTTGTGAGCGTCCTCTTGCTCGTCGGCTCGTCGTTCGTCGTCGCATCGATGATCCTCTACAAGGTCGTTCAGTCGACCGGATCGAACGACTCGAGCGCGCAGGCGAATCCCGACGGAGGTGACTAA
- a CDS encoding cation:proton antiporter encodes MNLVALVALVLSLGVASRVLADRLRIPSVLFLIFAGIAIGPEVFGLVSQETFGDGLSAMVGVSVAIILFEGGYHLRLEKLRESPTALARLITVGAAITWLGTAAAVVTFLDTGLEVGLLVGALLIATGPTVVGPILQVVTVRDHVAAVLEGEGVINDVTAAILVVVVFEVLVAGDGSPSHLVVEFAGRLFVGLAFGALVAGGVWLVLTRGKFRPSTAALHARLIVLAGVVVAYAGSEVLASETGIAAAAMAGFALGNVELPYHEEVIDFLDDLSVVVLSFVFVALAALIDFADIRALGLAGLAIVVAIALVLRPAVIYLSTTNDRFTHNERLFLSAVGPRGIIPASVATLFAVELQALGRPQEAQLLGGTVFLIIFATVVLQAGLAPQIANTLEVSPMRTIIVGGGRVGLSLAERLEQDGENVLLIDEDPTAVETARERGLRALEGDGTDSDVLEQAGAHDAEAVIATTPDDDVNLLVCQLAKTTFDVERVASRVNQPDAVDAFESLGVRAIDLSMATAWSLENVLERPSLSKWMNELGRTGDVQEIEVTAADLVGKSIATVNAEIPDGCIVGLLTHEDGSTEVPTGDHQLREGDRVTFIGQTDAVDRAVKRFHPHD; translated from the coding sequence GTGAATCTCGTCGCGCTCGTCGCGCTCGTCCTGTCTCTCGGCGTCGCGTCTCGCGTTCTCGCGGACCGGCTGCGGATTCCGAGCGTTCTCTTCTTGATCTTCGCGGGTATCGCGATCGGCCCCGAGGTGTTCGGACTCGTCTCCCAGGAGACGTTCGGTGACGGCCTCTCTGCGATGGTCGGTGTTAGCGTCGCGATCATCCTCTTCGAGGGCGGTTACCACCTCCGCCTCGAGAAACTCCGCGAGAGTCCGACGGCACTCGCACGCCTCATCACCGTCGGCGCGGCGATCACCTGGCTCGGGACGGCCGCTGCCGTCGTCACGTTCCTCGATACCGGTCTCGAGGTCGGTCTCCTCGTCGGCGCGCTGTTGATCGCGACCGGGCCGACGGTCGTCGGTCCGATCCTGCAGGTCGTCACCGTCCGGGATCACGTTGCGGCCGTCCTCGAGGGCGAAGGTGTGATCAACGACGTAACTGCGGCGATTCTCGTAGTCGTGGTCTTCGAGGTCCTCGTCGCCGGTGACGGGAGTCCGAGCCACCTCGTAGTCGAGTTCGCTGGACGGCTGTTCGTCGGGTTAGCGTTCGGCGCACTCGTCGCCGGCGGCGTTTGGTTGGTCCTCACTCGAGGGAAGTTCAGGCCGAGCACCGCCGCCCTACACGCGCGCTTGATCGTGCTCGCCGGCGTCGTCGTCGCCTACGCCGGTTCCGAGGTGCTCGCAAGCGAGACGGGGATCGCCGCCGCTGCAATGGCAGGGTTCGCCCTCGGCAACGTCGAGTTGCCCTACCACGAGGAGGTGATCGACTTCCTCGACGATCTCTCGGTCGTCGTGCTCTCGTTCGTCTTCGTGGCACTGGCGGCACTGATCGATTTCGCGGACATCCGTGCGCTCGGCCTGGCCGGTCTCGCCATCGTCGTCGCGATCGCGCTGGTGCTCCGGCCGGCCGTGATCTACCTATCGACGACGAACGACCGATTCACGCACAACGAACGGCTCTTTCTCAGCGCTGTCGGCCCGCGCGGGATCATCCCCGCTAGCGTCGCCACGCTGTTCGCCGTCGAGTTACAGGCACTCGGCCGGCCCCAGGAGGCCCAACTGCTCGGAGGGACCGTCTTCTTGATCATCTTCGCGACGGTCGTCCTCCAGGCTGGCCTCGCACCACAGATCGCGAACACACTCGAGGTTTCACCGATGCGCACCATCATCGTCGGCGGGGGCCGAGTCGGCCTCTCGCTCGCAGAACGACTCGAACAGGACGGAGAGAACGTACTACTGATCGACGAGGATCCCACCGCAGTCGAGACGGCTCGCGAACGCGGACTCCGGGCGCTCGAGGGTGACGGCACCGATTCCGATGTGCTCGAGCAGGCAGGCGCACACGACGCCGAGGCGGTTATCGCGACCACGCCCGACGACGACGTCAACTTGCTCGTCTGCCAGCTCGCGAAGACCACATTCGACGTCGAACGAGTCGCCTCGCGGGTCAACCAGCCGGACGCAGTCGACGCATTCGAATCGCTCGGCGTTCGCGCGATCGACCTCTCGATGGCGACTGCGTGGTCGCTCGAGAACGTCCTCGAGCGCCCGTCCCTGTCGAAGTGGATGAACGAACTCGGACGAACCGGCGACGTCCAAGAAATCGAGGTTACGGCGGCGGATCTCGTCGGGAAGTCGATCGCGACGGTCAACGCCGAAATTCCGGACGGCTGTATCGTCGGACTGCTCACGCACGAAGACGGGTCGACGGAGGTGCCAACGGGCGACCACCAACTCCGTGAGGGTGACCGAGTTACGTTTATCGGCCAGACCGATGCGGTCGATCGTGCCGTCAAGCGATTCCACCCTCACGATTGA